A portion of the Paenibacillus hamazuiensis genome contains these proteins:
- a CDS encoding SDR family oxidoreductase, with protein sequence MDLKLKGKHAVVTASSKGLGRAVAEQLAEEGANLLLCSRELSRIEEVAELIRSKHRVEVIAVAADVSDKDHISRLVDTASEAFGRVDALVCNAGGPPAGSFLSFDDEAWEKAFQTTLMSVVRLVRGFYPLMKENGGNVVTIASTSVKTPLPGLVLSNVFRTGVLGLMKTLAGELAEDRILLNTVCPGRIMTDRLDELDSARAAREGISVEQLREHLRKDIPLGRYGEPAELAAISAFLLSPLNSYMTGSVFYVDGGAVKAL encoded by the coding sequence ATGGATTTAAAGCTGAAAGGAAAACATGCGGTCGTTACCGCATCAAGCAAAGGACTGGGCCGGGCTGTCGCCGAGCAGCTTGCGGAGGAGGGGGCAAACCTGCTCCTGTGCAGCAGAGAGCTGAGCCGCATCGAAGAAGTGGCCGAGCTCATCCGCAGCAAGCACCGCGTCGAAGTGATCGCCGTCGCCGCCGATGTGAGCGACAAAGATCATATTTCGCGTCTTGTGGATACGGCCTCCGAAGCTTTCGGCCGCGTAGATGCGCTCGTTTGCAACGCAGGGGGACCTCCGGCCGGCAGCTTCCTGTCGTTCGATGACGAGGCGTGGGAAAAGGCGTTCCAAACGACGCTGATGAGCGTCGTAAGGCTTGTGAGAGGGTTTTATCCGCTGATGAAGGAAAACGGAGGCAATGTCGTGACAATCGCCTCGACTTCGGTAAAAACGCCTCTTCCCGGGCTCGTCTTGTCCAACGTATTTCGAACCGGCGTTTTGGGTCTCATGAAGACGCTGGCCGGTGAACTTGCGGAAGACCGCATACTGCTGAACACGGTATGTCCGGGGCGAATCATGACGGATCGGCTGGACGAGCTCGATTCCGCACGCGCGGCCAGGGAAGGCATATCGGTCGAGCAGCTTCGCGAACATCTGCGCAAGGATATCCCGCTCGGCCGGTATGGAGAACCTGCGGAGCTTGCCGCAATATCGGCTTTTCTGCTTTCTCCGCTGAACAGCTATATGACCGGTTCCGTATTTTATGTCGACGGCGGCGCGGTGAAAGCTTTATAA
- a CDS encoding IS1182 family transposase (programmed frameshift), whose amino-acid sequence MLRSNPNVQNEYELVCIEELVHPDHPLRKVHKHIDFSFILDLVRPYYCEDNGRPSADPIMLFKMLLIGYLDGIRSERRLEREVFSNNAYRWFLGLGLKDRVPDHSTLSYFRERLQEGDVLQQIFDRVVLLAIQHRLVAGRVLITDSTHLKANANKRKFVQEEVTKSTKAYMEELDEAIRADREAHGKKPLKPREEVEETKLTKVSTTDPESGYMVRDGKPEGFFYLDHRTVDHKYNIIMDVHVTAGNVHDSVPYIERLEHIIKKFKFEKTLEAVALDAGYFTSHICKKLQDKKIYAVIGGRAFTPVKGLMAKWRFKYDAENNVYICPQKHELKYTTTDREGYRQYKSDPNHCANCPMLKECTRSRNHQKVITRHVWQDSKEWVKQNGRSKSGKYLYRLRYQTIERSFADAKELHGLRYCRFRGRNKVQQQALLTALCQNIKKIANILAKRAG is encoded by the exons ATCATCCTCTTCGTAAAGTACATAAGCATATCGACTTTTCCTTTATTCTCGACTTAGTCCGTCCTTATTACTGCGAGGATAATGGACGTCCCTCGGCAGATCCCATCATGCTTTTCAAGATGCTATTGATCGGGTATCTTGACGGCATTCGCTCCGAACGACGGTTGGAAAGAGAGGTTTTCTCTAATAATGCTTATCGATGGTTTCTGGGGCTTGGGCTCAAGGATCGCGTGCCGGATCATAGCACCCTTAGCTACTTTCGTGAACGTCTTCAAGAAGGCGATGTACTTCAACAAATCTTCGACCGGGTCGTTCTGCTTGCTATTCAACATCGTCTCGTTGCCGGTCGGGTACTTATCACCGACTCAACTCATCTTAAGGCCAATGCGAATAAACGAAAGTTTGTTCAAGAGGAAGTAACCAAGAGTACGAAGGCCTACATGGAAGAACTGGACGAAGCAATTCGTGCCGATCGCGAGGCTCATGGAAAAAAGC CTTTAAAGCCACGAGAGGAGGTGGAAGAAACCAAACTAACGAAGGTAAGCACAACCGATCCGGAGAGCGGTTATATGGTGCGGGACGGTAAGCCGGAAGGCTTTTTCTATCTCGATCATCGGACCGTCGACCACAAATACAACATCATCATGGATGTCCACGTCACTGCCGGCAATGTTCACGATTCTGTCCCTTACATAGAGCGTTTGGAACATATCATCAAGAAGTTTAAATTCGAAAAAACACTGGAAGCCGTCGCACTGGATGCAGGTTACTTCACGTCGCACATTTGCAAAAAGCTTCAAGACAAGAAAATATACGCGGTCATCGGAGGTAGAGCCTTTACCCCAGTTAAAGGATTAATGGCTAAGTGGCGATTTAAGTATGATGCGGAGAACAATGTGTATATATGTCCACAAAAACACGAATTGAAATATACGACAACGGATCGCGAAGGCTACAGACAGTATAAGTCGGATCCGAATCATTGTGCGAACTGCCCCATGCTCAAAGAATGTACCCGGTCCCGGAATCACCAAAAAGTCATCACCAGGCATGTATGGCAGGATAGTAAAGAGTGGGTAAAACAAAACGGTAGAAGCAAGTCCGGCAAATATCTCTACCGCTTACGATACCAGACGATTGAGCGAAGCTTCGCGGATGCCAAAGAGCTCCATGGGCTTCGCTACTGCCGGTTCCGCGGCCGAAACAAAGTGCAGCAGCAAGCATTACTGACTGCACTATGTCAAAACATTAAAAAGATCGCCAATATCCTGGCTAAAAGGGCCGGATAA
- the cax gene encoding calcium/proton exchanger, whose product MVRYTISQEVFALKLNGFTIGLAASFILSAVAHYVGSPVFSTTLQFVISCVAIVFVAGFLGKATESVAHYAGERLGGFLNATFGNAAELIIAIFLVKDGLFTIVKASLTGAIIGNLLLVLGLSLFLGGLKYKEQKFNQNLASYNASLMLLGCIALFVPAIFAGSLTTGEKGNFSMVVSILLIAAYLLWLYFSMVTHKNELADEVIEHGEAAWSKSTSVLFLVLATAMVAFESEWLVSTVESFSHQFGLSELFMGAFLIAIIGNAAEHSAAILMARKNRIGAAVEIAVGSSLQISLFVAPVLVLVSFLFGNPMNLVFSTFEVAAIGVAVVIAKSISQDGRTNWYEGLLLLVVYVILGVAFYLV is encoded by the coding sequence ATGGTAAGATATACTATATCACAAGAGGTGTTTGCATTGAAACTGAACGGCTTTACCATCGGACTTGCCGCCAGCTTTATTTTGAGCGCGGTTGCCCATTATGTGGGGAGTCCCGTATTTTCGACTACTTTGCAATTCGTCATTTCCTGCGTAGCTATCGTTTTCGTTGCCGGTTTCCTCGGCAAAGCGACCGAAAGCGTGGCCCACTATGCAGGGGAACGCTTGGGCGGATTTCTCAACGCCACCTTCGGCAACGCCGCCGAGCTGATTATCGCGATATTTCTCGTCAAGGACGGGCTGTTTACGATCGTCAAAGCCAGCTTGACCGGCGCAATCATCGGCAACCTGCTGCTTGTGCTCGGACTCAGCTTGTTTCTTGGCGGCTTGAAATACAAGGAACAGAAGTTTAATCAAAACTTGGCCAGCTACAACGCGTCGCTCATGCTGCTCGGCTGCATCGCCCTGTTCGTCCCCGCCATCTTCGCAGGCAGCCTGACCACAGGCGAAAAAGGCAACTTCAGCATGGTCGTTTCCATCCTGCTGATCGCCGCTTATTTGCTGTGGCTGTATTTCTCCATGGTCACGCACAAAAACGAACTGGCGGACGAAGTGATCGAGCATGGCGAAGCCGCCTGGTCCAAAAGCACATCCGTGCTGTTTCTGGTGCTCGCTACGGCGATGGTCGCCTTCGAAAGCGAATGGCTCGTCAGCACCGTGGAATCGTTCAGCCATCAGTTCGGGCTGTCGGAGCTGTTCATGGGCGCCTTCCTGATCGCGATCATCGGCAACGCCGCCGAGCACAGCGCCGCGATCCTGATGGCGCGGAAAAACCGTATCGGTGCCGCCGTCGAAATCGCGGTCGGCAGCAGCCTGCAAATCTCGCTGTTCGTCGCACCCGTGCTCGTCCTCGTCAGCTTCCTGTTCGGCAACCCGATGAATCTCGTCTTCTCGACCTTCGAAGTCGCGGCGATCGGTGTCGCGGTCGTGATCGCGAAATCGATCTCGCAGGACGGTCGGACCAACTGGTACGAAGGTCTTTTGCTGCTTGTGGTCTACGTCATTTTAGGCGTCGCTTTTTATTTGGTGTAG
- the ftsW gene encoding putative lipid II flippase FtsW: MSPPRRGTPDFLLLFLAFTLVCFGLAMVFSASMAYEKNDPWYLTVRQAMFIAIGTVGMFFCMNVHYTKFKKWVVPFFVAVVIMLLAVPVVGKEVNGAKSWFYIGSFGIQPSEFAKLAVIVYLASLISKKEEKIRDFQKGLMPALIILAFVAGLIMMQPDLGSTMILLMGAGIVIIVGGANLKHIFMLSAAGGAFLSLFVTIYLLTSKEHSYRVDRFTSFLDPWADPLDKGYHLIQSLYAFGHGGITGAGFGQSIQKLHYLPAAHNDFIFSIIGEELGFIGSSLFLLVYLLFLWRGLLIALRCKETFGTLTGVGIVGMIGIQAIINIGGVTGSIPLTGVTLPLISYGGSSMIITLVSLGVLLSISRDHNKPEKETTKRA, from the coding sequence ATGAGCCCTCCGCGCAGAGGAACACCCGATTTCCTGCTGTTGTTTTTAGCCTTTACGTTGGTTTGTTTCGGTCTCGCGATGGTGTTCAGCGCCAGCATGGCATACGAAAAAAACGATCCATGGTACCTTACGGTCAGACAAGCCATGTTCATCGCGATCGGCACGGTCGGCATGTTTTTTTGCATGAATGTCCATTATACCAAGTTTAAAAAATGGGTTGTCCCTTTTTTTGTCGCCGTCGTCATCATGCTGCTGGCGGTTCCGGTCGTCGGAAAGGAAGTCAACGGCGCGAAGAGCTGGTTTTACATTGGCTCCTTCGGCATCCAGCCGTCCGAATTCGCCAAGCTGGCGGTGATCGTTTATCTCGCATCGCTCATCAGCAAAAAAGAAGAGAAAATCCGCGACTTTCAAAAGGGCCTTATGCCGGCCCTGATAATTTTGGCATTTGTCGCCGGGCTGATTATGATGCAGCCGGACCTCGGATCGACGATGATTTTGCTGATGGGGGCGGGAATCGTTATTATCGTCGGCGGAGCGAATTTGAAACATATTTTCATGCTCAGCGCCGCCGGCGGCGCTTTTCTCAGCTTATTCGTAACCATTTACCTGCTTACTTCCAAAGAACACAGCTACCGGGTCGACCGGTTTACGTCGTTTCTGGATCCGTGGGCCGATCCGCTTGATAAAGGTTATCATCTGATACAATCTCTATATGCCTTCGGCCACGGCGGCATTACCGGAGCAGGGTTCGGACAAAGCATCCAAAAGCTGCACTACTTGCCCGCGGCGCACAACGATTTTATTTTTTCCATTATAGGGGAAGAGCTTGGCTTTATCGGAAGCTCCCTGTTTCTCCTCGTCTACCTGCTTTTTCTGTGGAGAGGGCTTCTCATTGCACTGCGCTGCAAAGAAACGTTCGGCACGCTGACCGGCGTAGGTATCGTAGGGATGATCGGCATCCAGGCGATCATCAATATCGGCGGGGTTACCGGCAGCATTCCGCTGACAGGCGTCACACTTCCGCTCATCAGCTATGGCGGCTCGTCGATGATCATCACGCTCGTCAGCCTCGGCGTCCTGCTGAGCATTTCACGGGATCATAACAAACCTGAAAAAGAAACAACAAAAAGAGCCTGA
- a CDS encoding Asp23/Gls24 family envelope stress response protein, producing MSEQLEPGLIRISDDVVSTIAGLAALETPGVAAMSGGISEGLAKRLSGKNVQKGVSVEVGQVEAAIDLRVIVNYGSKIQEVCRHLQENVREAVENMTGLTVVEVNVKVEGVAFKEEELALEDPQRVK from the coding sequence ATGTCCGAACAATTAGAACCAGGACTTATCCGCATTTCCGATGATGTCGTATCTACAATCGCTGGTCTGGCAGCGCTGGAGACTCCCGGGGTGGCTGCAATGTCGGGCGGTATTTCGGAAGGTCTTGCCAAACGACTGAGCGGCAAAAACGTGCAAAAAGGTGTTTCTGTCGAAGTGGGACAGGTGGAAGCGGCTATTGACCTGAGGGTCATTGTCAATTACGGAAGCAAGATACAGGAAGTTTGCCGTCATTTGCAGGAAAACGTCCGTGAAGCGGTGGAGAATATGACCGGATTGACGGTGGTGGAAGTAAACGTGAAGGTGGAAGGCGTGGCCTTTAAAGAAGAGGAGCTTGCACTGGAAGACCCGCAGCGCGTTAAATAA